The sequence CTTAAGAGCGTTTATTCCGAAGGAGGAAAGCCTGCTCACTGTCCGCCCTTCGCCGCCAGACTCACGTGATTCACACCCGCAAGGCGGCATTGATCCATGATTTCCACAACCGTTTCAACCCGGGCGTTCTTATCGGCTATCACAACCGCAGCCGCCTTCGGGTTGTCTGAAAGCATAACGGACACCCTGCCCCTTACGCTTCTTATATCGACTTCCTGATTATCCATGAAAATGCGCCCGTCACCGGTTACGGCTATGAGCACGGAGGAATCCTCCTTCTTCTGCGCCGTGGCTGCGACCGGTTTTTCCACCTCTATACCTGTTTCCTTCACAAAGCTTGTGGTAACAATGAAGAAGATCAGAAGCAGAAAGATCAGGTCGATCATAGGCGTCATATCAATTGAAGATGAATTGCCTGAGGAACGTCTGGCTATACGCTGCATGACTGCCCTCCGATGTATGTTATTTTTTCTGCATTGATTTTGTTGATCAGCCTTATCTTCATCCGCTGGAGAAAAGGCATGGCAACAAGCCCGGGTATAGCCGCCACAAGCCCCCACATAGTGGTTGAGAGTGCGCTTGATATGCCGTTTGCTATCATGCCGGGTTCGCCTGTCCCGCTCTCAGCCATTACGCTGAAAGCTATGAGCATACCCCACACAGTTCCCAGAAGCCCAAGCATCGGCGCAGCCGCAGTGCCTATCCTGATTCCCGACAGCCTGTGCTCCAGAAGCCTGATGTACTTGCCAAGATAAGGGGCAAGCTGTTTTTCATTCTCATAAACAATGTGCAGCGCACTGAGCTCAGAGCGCACCTTCTCCGTGATGCGGGAAACGCTGCTACCCTTAGCGGGCAGCAGCAGCCAGCCGTAAAAGAACAGCCTGTCGATAATGCAGAACCATATGTATATGTTCAAAAAGAAGATTATCATCTGAACAGTATTATCGGTAACTACCTTATATATTTCGCCTATCATTTTTCGGTTCCCGCTGAGTTGAACACCTTCATCCCTGCCTCCTGAAGCCTGTCCAGAAGAATCTCCGCACGTCTTGCGAAAAAGGTGTGA is a genomic window of Geovibrio thiophilus containing:
- a CDS encoding MotA/TolQ/ExbB proton channel family protein, whose product is MIGEIYKVVTDNTVQMIIFFLNIYIWFCIIDRLFFYGWLLLPAKGSSVSRITEKVRSELSALHIVYENEKQLAPYLGKYIRLLEHRLSGIRIGTAAAPMLGLLGTVWGMLIAFSVMAESGTGEPGMIANGISSALSTTMWGLVAAIPGLVAMPFLQRMKIRLINKINAEKITYIGGQSCSV
- a CDS encoding ExbD/TolR family protein codes for the protein MQRIARRSSGNSSSIDMTPMIDLIFLLLIFFIVTTSFVKETGIEVEKPVAATAQKKEDSSVLIAVTGDGRIFMDNQEVDIRSVRGRVSVMLSDNPKAAAVVIADKNARVETVVEIMDQCRLAGVNHVSLAAKGGQ